A genomic segment from Nicotiana sylvestris chromosome 1, ASM39365v2, whole genome shotgun sequence encodes:
- the LOC104222584 gene encoding uncharacterized protein gives MAIPSSTSSSFSTDNSAPIDHSAASRLLFHPDDYTHLYHPLYVHRSDLLGSSLVTKPFDGSCYGSWHRSILVALSVRNKLEFINGTSERPQEGSPLLRQWQMCNNLVVAWLANFVTKEIHRTVVYSKFAKDIWKELETRYGEADGARVFELKKEMAHISHGALDIPYYFIKLKQLWDELTSLSASSDDRCICGRNIRSEEKQKVYQFLIGLNDTYVQVRSNILMIMPLPSIDIVYSILLSDEKQRHVSATSYFSSESASFNRSLVTCKYCKKPGHNIEKCYKFHGYPPNFKFSKGGGPRKASAHTALDSSTSQASASQLTGGAIQTGYSNSSTGFPGLTKD, from the exons ATGGCCATTCCGTCGAGTACATCATCTTCCTTTTCTACGGATAATTCTGCTCCTATTGACCATAGTGCTGCGAGTCGCCTTCTTTTTCACCCTGATGACTATACACATCTCTATCACCCTTTATATGTACATCGCTCTGATTTACTAGGTTCTTCTTTGGTCACTAAGCCTTTTGATGGCTCATGTTATGGGAGTTGGCATAGATCCATTTTAGTGGCTCTATCTGTTAGGAACAAATTGGAATTCATCAATGGAACTTCTGAGAGACCTCAAGAGGGGTCTCCTCTTCTTCGCCAATGGCAAATGTGCAATAATTTAGTTGTTGCATGGCTGGCTAATTTTGTGACTAAGGAAATCCACCGTACTGTAGTCTACTCTAAGTTTGCCAAGGATATTTGGAAGGAACTTGAGACCAGGTATGGGGAAGCTGATGGAGCTAGGGTCTTTGAGTTAAAAAAGGAGATGGCACACATTTCTCATGGTGCTCTTGACATTCCTTATTATTTTATCAAACTTAAACAACTTTGGGATGAATTGACCTCTCTTTCTGCCAGTTCTGATGATAGGTGTATTTGTGGGAGAAATATTAGGTCTGAGGAAAAACAAAAGGTCTATCAGTTTCTCATAGGGCTGAATGACACATATGTTCAAGTCAGAAGCAACATATTGATGATCATGCCCCTTCCTTCTATTGACATAGTATATAGTATTCTCTTAAGTGATGAAAAACAGAGACATGTGTCTGCTACATCTTATTTCTCCTCTGAATCTGCCTCTTTTAAT AGGAGTTTAGTCACTTGTAAATACTGTAAGAAGCCTGGGCATAACATTGAAAAATGCTATAAATTTCATGGTTATCCACCAAACTTCAAGTTCTCTAAGGGTGGTGGTCCCAGAAAGGCTTCAGCACATACTGCACTTGATTCTTCTACATCTCAGGCATCTGCTTCTCAACTCACTGGTGGTGCTATTCAGACTGGCTACTCTAACTCATCTACTGGTTTTcctggcttgacaaaagactAA
- the LOC104222581 gene encoding uncharacterized protein: MAKLFGGKDPFNDPFFTEPFGGLFGWNDPYDGQQGSRKQITIEELNPEGDGDHTPESSEPRKDLVVKNKKPSCKKSNGSHSFSYRRVAYGGLNGMYYTCSEGRMNGPDGVVLAEMKEEDKTIGESLHTFSKGIHNKGHSVTKKHGSDGREDTLQTLHNLNEDELGDFEQNWKANADKHLPGWDKGFSLLENQGSISGLWDEFANWRGLGGWALPALEYYGNAGPVEQTGVSGEDSSRRARRRVPVE, encoded by the exons ATGGCAAAGTTATTTGGAGGAAAAGACCCTTTTAATGATCCATTTTTCACTGAGCCATTTGGTGGTTTGTTTGGCTGGAACGACCCATATGATGGACAACAAGGCTCTCGGAAGCAAATCACAATTGAAGAGCTAAATCCTGAAGGTGATGGTGATCATACTCCGGAAAGTTCTGAACCAAGAAAAGACTTGGTTGTTAAAAACAAGAAACCAAGCTGTAAAAAATCCAACG GGAGCCACAGTTTCAGCTACCGCAGAGTTGCTTATGGTGGTTTAAATGGGATGTACTACACTTGCTCAGAAGGCAGAATGAATGGCCCTGATGGG GTGGTTCTAGCAGAGATGAAAGAAGAAGATAAGACGATTGGTGAGTCCCTGCATACCTTTTCCAAAGGGATCCACAACAAG GGCCATTCTGTCACAAAAAAGCATGGTTCAGATGGACGAGAGGACACACTGCAGACTTTGCACAACCTCAATGAAG ATGAGCTTGGCGACTTTGAACAAAACTGGAAAGCTAATGCCGATAAGCATTTGCCTGGATGGGATAAGGGTTTCAGCTTGCTGGAGAATCAAG GATCCATTAGCGGCTTGTGGGATGAGTTTGCAAATTGGAGGGGTTTGGGTGGTTGGGCACTTCCAGCTCTGGAATACTATGGAAATGCAGGACCGGTGGAACAAACCGGTGTATCAGGGGAAGATTCTTCTAGAAGAGCCAGAAGAAGAGTCCCAGTGGAATAG
- the LOC104222580 gene encoding uncharacterized protein has translation MDCWSAENATNAFLKTLKMGERGKAPDVTEFISAMAAGNNAQLMVMACSSHPGSALLGLVAAAHQTGGRVICILRRQQDMHAAKKALLGDYANFVEFVIGEDVKTLLVSNYEGADFVLIDCKLEDFQEVFEAAQQGVCTVKGAFIVGYNALNEGPKLGFDHKGYFLPIGEGLLISKITVSEGKKIVGGKRSHWVVEVDECSGEEHVYRVRTSPIRYKDLKMAGHMS, from the exons ATGGATTGCTGGTCTGCTGAAAATGCTACCAATGCCTTTCTCAAAACGCTAAAAATG GGTGAAAGAGGAAAAGCGCCTGATGTAACAGAGTTCATATCCGCCATGGCAGCCGGAAATAATGCACAACTCATGGTGATGGCATGCTCCAGCCACCCTGGATCCGCCCTACTAGGATTAGTAGCGGCGGCTCATCAAACCGGTGGCCGGGTGATATGCATATTACGTAGACAACAAGATATGCATGCAGCTAAAAAAGCATTATTGGGAGACTATGCCAATTTTGTTGAGTTTGTGATTGGTGAAGATGTTAAAACTTTATTGGTAAGTAATTATGAAGGAGCTGATTTTGTACTTATTGATTGTAAATTGGAGGATTTCCAAGAAGTATTTGAAGCAGCACAACAAGGTGTTTGTACTGTTAAAGGTGCCTTTATTGTAGGGTACAATGCCCTAAATGAAGGTCCTAAGCTAGGTTTTGATCATAAGGGTTATTTTCTACCCATTGGAGAAGGGTTATTAATTAGTAAAATTACTGTTTCAGAAGGTAAAAAGATTGTTGGTGGTAAGAGGAGCCACTGGGTTGTTGAGGTTGATGAATGCAGCGGGGAAGAACATGTTTATAGGGTCCGTACTTCTCCTATTAGATACAAGGATTTGAAGATGGCAGGGCACATGAGCTGA